The Lates calcarifer isolate ASB-BC8 linkage group LG7_2, TLL_Latcal_v3, whole genome shotgun sequence DNA window TTTCTAGCTAGATAAAAGCTTATTTTACATCTGAGCACACCCGGTACGTTACCTGATCAGAAACACTGTACCAGCCGTAATTAAAGGGACTGGGTCTGTCCTCTGGTGACAGAGCCACCACCACCAGGTTGTAACAGGCTCTGGATGTGTATAGAAGAATCACCACGGCTCCTATGGCTGTGGCCTGGCACACTGATGTACCCTGGAGGAAGAATTTCTGTGCTTATTACAGGCTTACTCTCATGTATCAGACAGCTGTTGGCCTGTAATTGAATGTCAGATACGGGCCACAGATGTGATCCACCACTACGACCGAGGCCTCTTTATGAGCAAAATGACAGACTATAGCCCAGAAATTCAATTTTAGGCGACATAAATTTAAGAGTCTGCAGGACAGAAGGAATCATGAGTCACCATTCACTGTTTACACAGGGCTGGGGGATATGGCGGATCAGTCGATATGAACTATTCATTATGATCAGAACAGGACAAACACTTGacaaacagtggaacatttcaTATATCTGAGTTAGAAAAACAACTATTATGACAAAACGTGTGCAGTGTTTACCCCTGTTCCTACAATGTGATTGGCAGTTCATGATTCAATTCTGTACATGCTATTTAAGCATGGAAATTAAttatatcaaacatttattgaccatttgttatatttctcaAGGGAAAAAGGTCATTTATGCAATATAAAATTGTATCGCAATaattattgttgtcattttatcGCCCAGCTCTGTGCTTTTAACTTGTTTCAATGCTAAGGTTTCAATGCTAACAgaattttaacatgtttttctacaACCAAGTGTTATCTGTGATCACTTTCTCAACACAAAGCTGCAGTacaattatttaaaaagtaaaacaactaAACTCTAAAACtagtaaaatatatatatatgttttaccTTGGATTCAAGGTAAACGTTGGCAGAGGACATCTTGGCAATCTTGAAGATGCAGACAGGCCAGAGAGACAGCACACAGGACAAACAGACTGTCGTTGATCAGGACTCGGGCCAAGACTGCGTGTCTGATCCCCCCATCACTGGAGACAGAAAGGTTATTACTTTGTtataacaataacacaaagtctttatattcacacactcatattttctctttgtttaccTCGGTGATTCTGAGCGTTCCAGAGCTCCTTGAACTAACAACGCACAAGTCAGATTCACCACCAGGAAAAATATACTGAGACACAGGAAGAACAAACGCAGAGGAACCCTGGAGAGATGAAGATAAAGGACAGTCAGTGAGAGGAGAGccaaaaaatgaatgtattcaTATACTTTCCAACAACTAATTAAAATTCATATTGTTCTGTTGAAgctgcaactgtgtgtgtgtgtgtgtgagggaagaAAGAGAACTAAAGTTTGGTtgtgaaggagaagaagaatgaagacAGCCTTATTAACAGCCATATTCAGAATTTCTGTCTTGCATGTTATTAGATATTAAGAtgtctgcagaaaaaaaatgagaaactgaAATTTACATAAAAACCAGCAAAGTCACTGAAACACAGTCACAGGACAGACTTACTTGTATTTGGTGAGCTCTGGAGAATACTTAGCTTTAGCCTTAAACATCACCTGaacacagaaaagacaaaaaatatgattaaagaCATATAGTGATGTGCATGCATATAATCTTTATGATATTTGAACAGGTCATATTATCAATCTCTACAGCAGATATTTGATTATTTCACAAAAAGGCCAAATATGAAGCATGTGATGCTAAGGTAGAAGGAGGGGCGGTGGGATTCTTTTAGCAGCAGAATGTGAACATAACAGAGCCTGAGGAGATTCCTCTGTGTCAGtgacgtacacacacacacacacacacacacacacacatatatatatattgatgcAGCATATATTCAaataacacaagaaaaacaagagaaccAGGCAAGAACCCAAAACAGTGTATGTGTTGATGTAATGTAGATAAACTCCTCTATCACAGGGTTTCctgatgaaaatgtgtgtgattgcTGTGCACATTCATGTTGACTGGCATGAGATTTAGATTATTCTATGATCGTATGAAAAGTAACACTAATGAGTTACAGAGCAATTACCGTCACAAAGATTCACTCATTTATGTATGCATGAATTATGcaacatttattgtttatttattgctgtgtgattttgttttttatgattgGAATTTGGCCTCATAGCCAAATCTCTACCACCAACTCTTATGTAATGTCATGTATTGCTCAATCACATTTGTGGATAAGAAAGAGATACAGGCCAGATGGTAATGTGTAAATTACATTAAGGCAGTTACACAACATTATCAGTTATTGTTTTATGCAAATACACTCTAAACTGAAATGTTTGGGTATAAAGAAAGATCAGAAAGAGCAGTGTCTGTGTAATTtaaagagctgaaaaaaaaagacatgcagCTATACAGCAGTTTGTCACTGTCAACTGACTGATGTATCTCAGTATGGAAACATCTGccacattcacatttttataaataaatgtctgcAGTGCTTCATTCTATCCTCAACTTATGTAACACAGCAGTGACTCAACATATATCCAGTTCATTTGCTGTTCcatggaaaaatgttttatctacAGGAGGAAATGTGCTTTAGATTTTTAGTGGGATGGGATCTTCTGATTATTTTGATACTGATTATTAGTGATTATTCTGTCAATTACTATTTTAAATTAGTCTTTTAGGCTTTGATATATCAGAAATAGTTATTAATCTGATTGAATTGTCTGGTGTGAAATGATCTATAAACAGATCTATAAACATTTAACTGCCATCTGCTTTGTTGCCAACATCTTATCAGCACTGACCTTACAAAACATCTAAACTGAGCACAAGTCCAATTTAAGTGTACAAAAGCTGGGGCACTGGCCTCCACTGATCAAGTTCACTGACTTCCTGGAACAACTTGTTGCTTTTGAAAAGACTAAAATGGTATGAAGTGGTTCAAACAGACAGGGAAATGTAAACtatattatttttgttcaaaGTCAAAGCTCAAAGTCTCAAATGGTCTGATTAATGGTGACgatgatttatttttgatattgcATTATAGATGCAATGGCCACAAAAGCATGGAGAATTGCTCAACATTGTCAACACccactttaaacacacacacatatacacacctacactcacacacataaacactcagCCTTTTGTGTGAGAATGTAGGCCAGAAGGAGGTAATTTGCAACCTAGAAATGAAGCAACCAGCCAACAGGGCACTGCTGGATTACATACTTTATgtacactatgtgtgtgtgtgtgtgtgtctgtgtgtgaatgttgctaaatcaacattttctttcagtagagaatgagagagatgagattTGTTAGATCTGATGTGAAGTTTTGACTGATCTCTTTCTGTAGTGAGCAGCAGCTAAAATGTAAGAAGGGGAAGTAAATCACAGGTCAGGACTCATCATGCCTGACTCATCTGaaaacatgtatttccatgcacgtgtgtgtgtgtgtgtgtgtgtgtgtgtgtgtgtgtgtcagacggCAGACTGCGTCACAGTGGCATGATGTTGTATCAGCTTTCAGCTCACAGCATTTATTACCTTCAGTGAGTTCAACATTAAACAGTGCTGCTCAGCAGGGAAGTGCTAATGCAGGAAGTGTGTTGTGACATTGGTTAAACAAATTATTAATCATACTGGGTTATAGCCTTACTAAGAGTCAGAGCTGAATGATAGAAGTAACAGCACAGCTCTTGCTTAGCTTCTTGAGACAAATTTTAAGAAATGTTACTTTACACACTTGGATCAGACAGTGAGGGCACTTTAGATTCCCCTTAAATTAATTAGATCAAAATAGAGTGCCGTCTCATTCTGTCTCAATAATCAATTATATTTTAAGACAGAGGTTCCCAGCCTTTTGGCTTGTGTCTCCCCTTTAAACAAAGCAATGTTTAGGTGTGACCCCTCATCACAGATTTTGTATGTCTATGAGTGGTCAACCAAAGTGATTTTACTCTCTcaaactgttttatttgaatCACTTTTTCAATCCTAGTGGAGTCAAACTTCTGAAATTGCTTTGAGGAAGAAATATGTGTTTGATTCTTTTCAGTCTCTTTTATCATCACATATCTCTTAAGATTTATATTGTGAACCACAGCTGCAACAATTATTAGATTAACTAGATGGGCTGTGGGgatttttttgccattttgtttttccattttttagACAGGAAAATAATCAGGAGATGATTCAATAATGAAAAGAATTATTAGTTGCAGCACTATTAATATTAGCATGAGTttagagttgtgtttgtgtccagcagatgaatgtaagtccaatattcattctTCTTTAACCCTGTTTTTATTCTCCAGCAGTGCCTAAGGGAAATATGGCTCTTTATCTGCTAAATGTTCCATGGAAAGAGCTAACAAGTAAATACAGTGCAGTCACTTATTAGCTGCTAACTTTGTCCGTCTGTATTTAGTACTGgacaggtagtgtacagtgggttttcaGAGCCTTGTCACTCAATGACACTGAAGAGCAcagctgtgagagtgaaccacAACAGTAATCCTtggctgaaaaaacaaaataagtagctaaaagaggctaaaataCTGTGTAGAGCTCAGGGGGCTGCAATTTTAGGTGATAATTCTATGTGGGCTTTTCACTATGGACTCCCACTTTCACGTGAGAGTAGTCATGTCAATCATTGTTAACATAAAATTATTAATGATAGCAGCTGTAATCTTTCAGAAGGGATATAATCAAGGacaacagcactgcagcacaATGGTCATAGAGCTTTCAGTGTGGATAGTTTCTACTGTGGAAGAAAATATGATATTACTCAGGTCTGACCAGGCCAGACATGAAACCACAGGCAGGAAAACTTTGTTCACAGAGCTGGCTGGTCACATGATATTCACACCATAGATATAGATACATATTTTCAAACCTATAATGACCAGTTTGGCTGATATGGAAGAACACCATTTTGTTGGTAAtggtggaaagagagagagggcctCTGTTGCCACATACATGTGAAGTATGTCAGTCTTGCAGCTTTTATACTCAGTAAcacaaggagaaaaaaggaagacatttatttttcacccAAAACGAGAGTGGGTTGTAAGCTTTAACTGGTCATAGATCAGCTGATAAGCTACAATGTTTATTCAGCAGTCATATGACACCACTGGTTTCATTACCCAATCTCCACTCAGCCAGTTGAACGAGCTTCCTTTCTACTCACACCCCTGTATGTGAATGAGATACATACTGTCCTTTCCTTTGAAGCAGTGATTGAACTGTGGTGGTGTTACTAAGTGTGTAGGTGTTTTCTgcaagagaaacaaacaggtcTTTGACATTTGGAGTGGGCAGGTGTTAAACAACTGTGATTGACCAactgtgtccctctctctctttcacacacacacacacacgtttgggATAACATGGAGCTGACAGAGACATTTGCTTCAGTCTTGTCCACTTACTGAATAGGAAACAACAATAGAGGATGGGTCTTAATGCAACACAACCTTTTACCAGGAGAACTTAACATCTCTCACCCCAGGACATGAACTGAGTCAATTTATAGAGCTTTCAAATCAAAAGCCAtccccccaccaaaaaaaagacagttgcTGGTGAGTAGTACTGACTGCGTCAAGTCAGTAAACCCACTCTATTATGGAACATGTAGGCCAATGGTGACCACAGTGACCACATTTCCCCATCTGTGGAAGAGGAAACCGTTTGTGAAGATACATATTACTGCTGTTACAGAAACTGTATGATCAGAAACATCGCTTTAAAgctttaaagaaacaaacatatcTTAACAGTTACACATTGACTGTGTGTATTGCTGCATTTTGACTGCTTTAATACTTGGTAGGTGTTCCCAGTAGTTTGGGAAATGCAGTTATatactttcttgccaagagtaAGACGAAAATAtcactctcatgtttgtgtaTAAAGTAAGGTTGTTTCATGCAAAAACCACACAATAAAATCAACAGGTTGTGATTTTATGGGGTGGGACTATTTCTTGGATGGGTGCAGTAACTTTTTTAATACAATTTATGATTACAGTTTATGCTTATCTTCATTGTGCATTAATCTGCTCTGCTAAGATGTTTTCAATTACTCCATTTATCATCATGTCCATCCCAATTTTCCAAAGCCCATGGTGGTGTTTTCAAGTTGTGTGTTTTGCCAAACCACAGTTAAATAAGGTATTCAGTTTGCTTTAACTGAGGACCatgaaaaccagagagaaaattacatttgagAACCTGGAGCTGGTGAAATCTCTCGAAATGTTGCTTAAAATATGACTTAGAGGGGCTATATGTAAGTTGTCTCTGCCACCCAGCAAGGTTTCTTTActggagcaggtggtggtgatggtgtcttgccaagagcttcagccattattgtgtttacaatacacaAATTTGTCCTGTGAGCAGCACTACAATGAGGTGCTATCAAAAAGTGACGAGACAGGCCAGcccactggagacagctcttaaCAAATAAAGGAATGAATTGTGATGCTGAAGTGAATATTCATACTGAATTGGTGATAATTTCATGCTAATCTCAATTAACAAACTAATCATTTCAAATTTTATCTTCAATGAGTCTAAATCAgtgaaactaaaataaatatttgtctaTGTATTTTCCCTTCTAGATTCAAAACATCGGCCTATGTTTGGTCTTAAAATCAAGATAGTAACAATTCCTtgttaaaatgctaaaacaGGGGACCTTTAACTTGAGTTAATTAACTATCCTTGAACAGCTTCTGTCCACAGGGTGTTGGGTGATGTGTGTGCTGGGGACTGAGGACTCAACAGAATACAGTAGAATAAACTAGAATAACAGCACCATTTGATTGTGTGGAAGTTATACTGTGTGTTACATGAGAAATCAAATGAATACAAGTACAAAATTGCAGTGTCAGCTATTTTATGAAATCAGgtcacacacgcacaaacactgCACACCCTCTCAgacacctctctttctctttctctctctctctctcacacacacacacacacactcagacacaaacacacacatacacagcccAGTCCTACCTGTGTAAAGTAGAGGTTGAGCAGGCAGAGTGTGAAGAATTGCAGGCAGACGGGGCAGCAGTAGAGCAGCCAGTAGGCCAGAGGCTGCAGCTGGTTGGCCTGcactacatttttaaagtagAAAGAGAAGAGGGTCGTCCTCAGCGCAGCCCacagcaaacagagaaacaaaaacacactctggtAGCTGAAGCGCTTGTGTCCATAGTGCAAAATAAGCCAGAGCTGCAGGTAAAcgaaaacaaacaggaaggagTAGAGGACAGTATAGATGGTAGTTAGACTGAGCTCCAGTGTTGGGGAGATTGCAGCTCCAGAGGACTCCTTCAGTGAGGTAAACAAATGGGAATTAACCTCCTCTCCTGCCGAAAACATCTCCACTGACGTCTCCGCACTAACGCATGGGATGCTGTGAAGACTATAACACTAAAACTGGGTCAGACCTGGACTAAATTCACCGTGGATGACAAAAAGACGAGGATATTCGAGTGAAAAATTGCCATAAAAGCAGTTTATTCTGAAAACAAGTGGCATAATGAAACTGCGCTGGGGTTTAAATCCGATACTGGATTGAAGAAAAACTGGAGTCTAGTTGTAAGAAACGCTGggttaaaaacaacaagagagaaagaaaacaagagagaggtCCCCCTATGATTCTCTGCAAAGCAGCTCTCTGCAAAAAACAACTTGAGGGGGGAAAAACCTCCAGATCAGCTGTGATGCAGTTTTAGACCCGCCCCTTGCTCTAAATCAAAACGGAAACTAGCTCTTCGTAGCCGCCATCTTGGCTCAACACCAGGTTCACTTTAGTGCGAAACAGCTGACTCCGGAGCCACACATTCTAGCCAGTTTCCGAGCCAAATCTCCCAAATGAACAACATACCCACACCCACTTTCCTAGCGCGCCGTCCCATTGGTCAATCCTGCCGCCCAACCTCCACAGCTCTCTCACACCATTGGTTTACGATGATGTCAGCTGTGGAAGTGTCCGACCTCTGCACGCCTGTGATCGGCCATTTGTTCAAGTCAAAACTGCTCCCTGATCTGATTGGCTCATAGAAGCACATGGGCGTTTCTCGCAGAAAGAGGGGCACCAAAACAACTTGCAAAAAGTGACGTCAAGTTAGAGAGAGATAACCAGTGTTTAGGTAAAGGTGGTgttgccttcaaaataaaagcataaaatgttGGTATACACTTAGCAACAAAACTGGAGAATAAAAATAGTTTCTGACTATGAAACATCTTTATTCTCATCTTAAAGAATTGTTTTCGTGTTTATCCCCCCAAGTAGCATGGGCCACTCAGAAACGTCGCAACAGATTTGGCaattaaagattttattttaaaacgaTAACAGGATATACACTTTTGATTCTGTTAACTTGACTCTGGCGAAAGATGGGGCATCACTACTTTAAGACGCATTTTTCAGATTTCACTGTGCAACTTGTCGAAAAATAACCTAACAAACTAATTTTCTCTGAGGCCTATGTCTCTCTAGGACATATGTCGACACATATATCCTAAATGTACAGGTGTTTACACTAGCTAGTGCTAAAAACCCATGGACGACAACAGGAAGCCGCTAACAAACCTAGCTAATGAATTAGCATCACCTAAATTCCAAACTAAAGCAGAAAGCGCCATTTTTGGACTTTCCTCGGGATTTAACACTCCTAGGACAAGCTCCTGCTCACAATTAGCGTCATAATGCCTTTATCTCGATTTACCACGGTTGTAACTGTGGTTTTTAACGTTTGTGCCacttggaaaaacaaaagttgaaCCTTAACCTTGCCTCGACTTTCTCAGGTAACAGTCAGCTAGCATCTTTGTTGTCACTGCATGctcttttgctcaaagctctgTGTTCCTATTCAGTAACATTTCGACATGAACTACTTATATATAACACAGTGCAGTTCTTTTTAAGTAATAGTTGAGGTAACCCTTAGGGTGTTATCTCCCTGCTACATAGAATAAAAGTGTAACTGTGTGACTAGGCAGCCtgcaaacaaacattcaaacataGTGGTGACTCCAGCACTGTCAGAGACTAgttcctgtttctgtgtcatcCATCAAGTATCATCTtcatcatgtttgtttattaaacatttatgCACAGACAAGAGATTTTTCCTCTCgtgattttcatgtttgtttctccatgCTCAAGCATCTCCTGTGTACAGTCTGTACTGCATCATGTGGATGTGTATAGCTGCCTTCCTGCTGTGGATGAGGTCAGGAGGATGCACAGAGAAGGCCAACACCTCAGACCTTATTGAATACACCGCTGTGGACTTCTATGAGAAATTGCATTCTGGGAAGATgatgttcatttattttgagCATAAAGGTAGGGGATACTTACTGTGTAGTATAAGGATTGATTAGGGATAAGGATAGATTAACTCCACCTGTCAGCTCTGTATAGGGAGTTAGAGCAGGTTTTCATATATGCCAGGACAATGCACTCCAGTGACTTCATGACCATGGATGTTAGAGCAACTGGACCTAAAGTCATAGAGATGTTGGATCAGGAGACACTTGAGCAGGAAGTGGTGGATTCTTTGAGGTTTTCCTTTGGGCCCATTTCACCAAATGTGTGGGTGACACCTAAAATGCCATGTTAACTGCTAGTCTTTACTCAGTTTGATAATGATGAGATGTATAATCCTCTAACCATGTCTTGAAGTTTAAGCCTCTCATCTCACTTATCAAGGATAACAGTCTTTGTCTCTGCCCCCTCTGTCTCCAGTCTCTCCaaccatctctctcttcctggtGGAGCTGGAGAAGTCTGCTGAAGTTCTGCAGGATTATGGCGTACTGGTTGGCAAGGTAACTGTGGTTACACAGTGCGATGTGCTTAAATTTCCAAGTTTTTATTAGTTCAGGATTTGGACACAGATCAGTGGCTTTTTGATCTTTCTGTTCAGGTCAACTGCAACAAAGAGCTGGTTCACACGTACTGCACAGATGAAAGGCTGCTACACACAGCTTTTCTATTCAGGTAGGTtgcacagacatgcaaacactCAGTGGTGGTTAGtcacaaattcaaaaataaCCAGAGGGTATATATCAGGACAGATTATACCCTCCTCCCCTGAAGGATGCAGTGAGTAACGCTTTGGGCTCCAACTGGAGCTCTGGTTTTAGCTTGTAGCTGTTCACATTTCGGCAAACTGGGAACAAGTATGTCAAATTAGCTATTAGTAGTTCCTGTTTTCAATGTACCCATTTCTTTTTCCCTATGATTTCTACATGTATTTGTGGATGTTTATCCACTTAATTTGGATGGAGTTTTACTACTGATAAATATGAAACAATAGAAAGATATAATGTAGTACAATTCCACAGACACTATCTGCTCTCTAACTCTGCCTGTGTCTTCGTGTCAGGGGTGGTAAGGAGTTCTTGGGCTTGGATTTGGACACAGTGTTTGACGTCAACTCCATAGTCTCTGAAGTGCTGTTGTAAGTAAACAACACTCCCTCAGTTATGGTGCAACACAGCCGTGTGAGGTTTTTATCTTTACGTCTTTACTTGCATTTACTCATTCTATTTCTATCATAATGTCTGTAGGAGTTTCATCTCATGCAGACTCACACATTTAAATAATAGCAGTCTAAACCTTGAAGGTGGACTCGACAGTTAGTTTAAAACAgcttttgtctctctttgtcctccAGTGCTATTCTGCGTGAAGAGGTCAAGTACGTCCACACAGACAGTGATCTCTTGGCCATGGAGAAGGCAGCCAGGGGGCAGAAGGATATTGTGCTGGGTTACGTCAGCAGTCTAGGAACACAAGGTATGAATAGGCAGGAGTGTCAGCAGAATGTAAAGTAAGGTAGCAACAAATGCTGAGGAAAGTGAGAGTCATAGTTTGACAAAATGTTAGTAATGGAGATCATCAGACTGATGTATTTAACAACTGATTAATTGACTCGTGGATTGTACTGTGGAAGGCAGTGGCTCCTGATGGAGACCGATTATCTGATTGACTTGAATGACTCATCAGATGCATTGTATTGTTTCTGCTGATTGTATTACTTCAGAGCACAGGTCGATGATGGAGACAGCGTATGTGTATGGAACCAAATACCAGTTCATCCTTATAACAGGAGGACCAGTGCTGAAACATCTAGGgtatgttcttgtttttcttgtcttgtctctctcatttgctgtggccttcacagtcCTCAGATTGTGTTTCGTAAAGGACACTGAGACTGAGAAAAGCAGGTCTTATTGTGAAAAATATCCAACctgaaaatagagagaaaaagatcaGACGTCAGAAGTCAAGTTTGGTTGAAGAGCTGCTTGTTTATTACTTTAAACACAGACCTGACACATCAAGTACAGATCATATAGAAAGTGAAGTACACATCGTTTAAGATGCAGCATTACATTAAACAcctctcattcattcatgttcAGCTCTTGCCATCAGGTAGTTGTTGAGGAGGTCCTTCACAGCTCCACCTCCTGGTAGCAGGTTCTTGATTCTGAATGTGCCAGCAGCTAAAATCCGAGGAGaatgatattttgttttttaccagAAAGTTTGTATTCactgtgtctctccctctccatctctctttcagCGTTAATGAATCGTCTCACTCGTCCCAAGTTTGGTTCCTCCACTGTAGAGTTCACAGTCGGTTCATGACCCCGATGACCTCTGACCGCTGCCCTTTGACCCGCATGAGGAAACCCCTGTCCATCCTCAGCCTCCACTCCTTCCTGCAGCTCATGGAGGCTCCACTGGTGGTAACTGAATCCTTTAAGTtgtgtctgtgatttttttcagcctgttAATCACCTTCTGAAGCTTTAGATTTGTGTTTCAGCACTCTCTCCACTTCTCCACTACCAGTCTGAGGTATACGACGACCCCTCCGTGGTCCCGCCCCCCCAGTTCCCCTACCAGCAGACCCCCCAGGTCTTCCTGTTCTCTCGTCCCGCGACCGAGCACCTGGACCTGGACACGGCCACCACTCTGGCCTGGAGGCTCCGTGGcattgctctgctgctgctcgtaCACAGGTGTGTAAGAGGCACAGGTACATGTATGTATGGATCTGAATATGTGTAATTTGggacttgtttttgttttaagcaataattatttactttattttagcATTTGTAATATGATGAAACAGATACAAACAAATTGTTCAGACCTATAACATGCTGCATTTTCCAGTATAAATCTAACTTTGTCACtgtctgcgtgtgtttgtgtttttagacaGAGTCCGGCAGTGAAAACCCCAGATGAATATAATGCTGCTTACAGGCTGCCTGAGAAGGTACGACGGTCACAGACTTTATAAACAAGTGAATTGGCTTGTTGTTTTTGCCCATGTGTgctttactttgtgtgtgtgtgtgtatgcacttgAAGAGTTTAGAGGTGAAGTATATGACCTTGCACAACCTTGACGAGGTGTTGGAGCTGTTTACAAAtcaagagaaggagggagaggaggaggaggatgaagaggaggacgaggacgaGGGGTTggaggacgaggaagaggaTTCAGATTATGGTAAAGTGTCTGATAGAATGAAGAGTGAAAAAGAGGAGTCACATAgtagcagaggagagagggggatgtgtgtatttatgtgtttctgtgtctgcctcCAGGAAAGCTGGACGATGAGATTGCGGCGTCTGTTTATGAAAACCGAGGCAGCCTGCTGGACATGGACTCCATTACCCAGCTAACCTCTGACAACTTCCACACTACAGTAGCACAAAGCAGCCTGACAGTGGCACTCTTCTACCTGAAATGTAAGACACAGTCTCTCTACTGTGTGATGTTAGTGTAGTCTGTTTAGTGGAAATGTGCTGTTTCTTTACTTTTCAGTTCATCACACTTTCTGTACAGTCACAGTCCTGTCAAGGAGGGGAAACAATGATcatgaattaaaatgaataaatgtggatagaatttatttttgtaatttctctTGTCACC harbors:
- the gpr137c gene encoding LOW QUALITY PROTEIN: integral membrane protein GPR137C (The sequence of the model RefSeq protein was modified relative to this genomic sequence to represent the inferred CDS: deleted 1 base in 1 codon) codes for the protein MFSAGEEVNSHLFTSLKESSGAAISPTLELSLTTIYTVLYSFLFVFVYLQLWLILHYGHKRFSYQSVFLFLCLLWAALRTTLFSFYFKNVVQANQLQPLAYWLLYCCPVCLQFFTLCLLNLYFTQVMFKAKAKYSPELTKYKVPLRLFFLCLSIFFLVVNLTCALLVQGALERSESPSDGGIRHAVLARVLINDSLFVLCAVSLAVCIFKIAKMSSANVYLESKGTSVCQATAIGAVVILLYTSRACYNLVVVALSPEDRPSPFNYGWYSVSDQADVQEISGEAYIVFGIILFFWELLPTSLVVVFFRVQRPNQNLAPGGMINSHSFSSRAYFFDNPRRYDSDDDLSRSINSRADRASLLSTTPQLGVSSWYGSIQCNGTLTAAAQQPPSSTAPVLFAYGNIQSHHHHHNYYSTPQNNNYHHHHHSNYYSTPQNYYCGSQTYFCTPQN
- the txndc16 gene encoding thioredoxin domain-containing protein 16, which produces MWMCIAAFLLWMRSGGCTEKANTSDLIEYTAVDFYEKLHSGKMMFIYFEHKVSPTISLFLVELEKSAEVLQDYGVLVGKVNCNKELVHTYCTDERLLHTAFLFRGGKEFLGLDLDTVFDVNSIVSEVLFAILREEVKYVHTDSDLLAMEKAARGQKDIVLGYVSSLGTQEHRSMMETAYVYGTKYQFILITGGPVLKHLGVNESSHSSQVWFLHCRVHSRFMTPMTSDRCPLTRMRKPLSILSLHSFLQLMEAPLVSEVYDDPSVVPPPQFPYQQTPQVFLFSRPATEHLDLDTATTLAWRLRGIALLLLVHRQSPAVKTPDEYNAAYRLPEKSLEVKYMTLHNLDEVLELFTNQEKEGEEEEDEEEDEDEGLEDEEEDSDYGKLDDEIAASVYENRGSLLDMDSITQLTSDNFHTTVAQSSLTVALFYLKWDAVSMAFLSSFIEVAERLADSAVDDVQMSAVDCGEWTDLCAAQPGSSLPVLFQPITAFPSVLVLRPQESAQHYRGMLGSEALHRFIMLSHPTSPALLSTQEEVTSFLQEVPHPELAAYKPDRVLGLFKTQTHTGVPVFTEAAKSLRGEVLTGLLIDGLAEKWAADHAVDLPAVLVFPSWRTHTRPSSLPVSSTAEELLTHINMALLHPMPELTVENLPSFLSLGKALLLLFVGEEEDEIGRRQNQALVEEMRRVVDLGGGRMEQYLACWIHLGRTPAGMSVLGSYLGSMPPLPALVLTHLPSRAEIYQYPPNTPIVAPSVLQWLQRVEDRTESPAGMLGEDSWPPAVEFYDFLKIMDMQEPGSTQQQRPKEEEEEQEEVNEEEVNVEDEATDSSSSSSAPDANPNIHSEL